A window of the Candidatus Nitrosotalea okcheonensis genome harbors these coding sequences:
- a CDS encoding DNA primase produces MLKIGVKDLAKYPFLTEAGEYLRNTGLSLEQLGHPDWQPIVEKAYGRIVVASSGQIYSSDLETLDNDSELLSFLVAIILLKSAGIATLIRRFSLAESRRAEKYLQQDLWVSRDKKNLELPLKIIRDLFAVNVSIDNEDFVIKVPDYLHRAIHFHEKEWKLINRRVANGLVYLSAHETVRLIRAELGEYINGKIQSVNVDSVPQIFRQRVEDLVALAKKFSDTAYVSSEYPPCVKHGIEVLEKGENLPHSGRFLLATYLLSKGQTVDQIAPLFKNAPDYNERTTRYQLDHISGSSGSGTKYQCPSCEKLRSESLCFAIPDCDGIINPVQFGKKRKSQ; encoded by the coding sequence ATGCTAAAGATTGGAGTAAAGGATTTGGCAAAATATCCTTTTCTTACAGAGGCCGGGGAATATCTGCGAAACACGGGACTGAGTCTTGAGCAGCTGGGGCATCCAGACTGGCAACCAATCGTCGAAAAGGCATATGGCAGAATCGTAGTTGCATCATCTGGACAAATTTATAGTTCTGATCTTGAAACACTGGACAATGATTCTGAGTTGCTTTCATTCCTAGTGGCAATAATTTTACTCAAGTCTGCAGGAATTGCAACTCTTATTCGAAGGTTTTCTCTTGCAGAATCAAGAAGAGCCGAAAAATATTTGCAACAGGATCTCTGGGTAAGCAGAGATAAAAAAAACCTAGAGCTTCCATTGAAGATAATCCGGGATCTCTTTGCAGTCAATGTATCAATTGACAATGAAGATTTTGTGATCAAGGTTCCTGATTATCTACATCGCGCAATCCATTTTCATGAAAAAGAATGGAAGTTGATAAATAGAAGGGTTGCAAATGGCCTTGTCTACCTGAGTGCACATGAAACAGTCAGGCTGATACGTGCTGAGCTTGGTGAATACATCAATGGAAAAATCCAGTCAGTCAATGTTGATTCTGTACCTCAAATCTTCAGACAAAGGGTAGAAGATCTGGTGGCACTTGCCAAAAAGTTTTCTGACACGGCCTATGTGTCTTCGGAATATCCTCCATGCGTCAAGCATGGAATTGAAGTTTTAGAAAAGGGAGAGAACCTGCCGCACTCTGGAAGATTCCTGCTTGCTACCTATCTTCTCTCAAAGGGCCAGACAGTTGATCAAATTGCACCCTTGTTCAAAAATGCCCCTGATTATAACGAGCGAACTACAAGATACCAACTAGATCACATTTCTGGTTCATCTGGAAGCGGAACCAAATACCAGTGCCCATCGTGTGAAAAACTACGAAGCGAGAGTCTCTGCTTTGCCATCCCTGACTGTGATGGAATAATAAATCCCGTACAGTTTGGCAAAAAGAGGAAGAGCCAATGA
- a CDS encoding type 1 glutamine amidotransferase, which produces MLLVVDNGSVYTSSLLDCMRGLGVPFESHAFSDVSTIDAKKYSSIILSGRRKNNPQMNVINSGLVRHSLDAGKPLLGICYGAEILALTLGGTIKKMTSPRHGLYQVQTIKNNLLTSGKIDAFESHSYMISKLGPTFIQIASSDNCQFEIFQYGDNNVFGTQFHPEMSVDGRSLLEKFSSINGINNT; this is translated from the coding sequence TTGCTGCTAGTTGTAGACAATGGATCTGTCTACACTTCCTCGCTCTTGGACTGTATGAGAGGTCTCGGTGTACCGTTTGAATCTCACGCATTTTCTGATGTATCCACAATAGATGCCAAAAAATATTCCTCCATTATATTGTCAGGAAGGCGAAAAAACAATCCACAGATGAATGTGATAAACTCGGGACTGGTCAGACACTCGCTAGATGCAGGAAAGCCGTTGCTTGGTATTTGCTATGGTGCAGAAATTCTTGCACTGACCCTAGGGGGGACAATAAAAAAAATGACATCTCCTCGTCATGGCCTGTATCAAGTACAGACCATAAAAAATAATCTTCTTACAAGTGGAAAGATTGACGCCTTTGAAAGCCACTCGTACATGATATCAAAACTTGGCCCCACTTTTATCCAGATAGCGTCATCTGATAATTGCCAGTTTGAAATATTCCAGTATGGCGACAACAATGTTTTTGGAACACAATTTCATCCAGAGATGAGTGTGGACGGGAGATCTCTTTTGGAAAAATTTTCTTCCATTAATGGTATTAATAATACGTAA
- a CDS encoding HIT family protein, whose protein sequence is MGCIFCNIVNGTIPAKKLYETKDSLAFLDAFPLARGHTLVIPKNHYDKVQQMSKQDNLDLFETVQVMAGRLESVFSSVLIAIHNGKESGQEVPHVHVHLIPRNASDGAGPVHSMFPKRPSLDENEFEKIAKIIGNK, encoded by the coding sequence ATGGGATGCATTTTTTGCAATATAGTAAACGGGACAATTCCTGCAAAAAAGCTATATGAAACGAAAGACTCACTTGCCTTCCTCGATGCCTTTCCGCTTGCAAGAGGCCATACTCTTGTGATTCCAAAGAATCACTATGACAAGGTCCAGCAGATGAGCAAGCAAGACAATTTGGATCTCTTTGAAACAGTACAGGTGATGGCTGGACGGCTTGAATCGGTTTTTTCGTCGGTACTGATTGCAATCCATAACGGCAAAGAAAGTGGACAAGAGGTACCGCATGTGCATGTGCACCTAATACCTAGAAATGCTTCTGATGGTGCAGGTCCAGTTCATAGCATGTTTCCAAAAAGGCCATCCCTTGATGAAAATGAATTTGAAAAGATAGCGAAAATTATTGGAAATAAGTGA
- a CDS encoding DNA primase small subunit domain-containing protein, with translation MNEKNALLIESAFKEYYFNRFDLIHVPQRAVEREFGYQKFNSGMTRHLVVKNDKELHLMLMKEVPSDVYCSNAYYMFPNLPMSEKDWKGADMIFDIDAKDLALPCRKDHTIFKCSSCNNSVTEFQSQCPKCGSGKFETASVICKNCISESKKEVTKLVDILTTDLNVQKEQIETYFSGNEGFHIRVTNADYEPLGSQERADLVDYIMFNGAIPESFGIKRQNNSKSLLPTFEEKGWRGRVARKLFSSRSKVPKVTREIIASGYSAFQVQLEEIKKTMGVRVDPKVTMDIHRIFRLEGSINSKSGLSKIQCTNLDSFDPFLEACLLGDDNVEIMVDCPLQIRLKNKKFGPYKSEIVSLPKYAAVYMLCKGLGNAI, from the coding sequence ATGAATGAAAAAAATGCATTGCTGATAGAAAGCGCATTCAAGGAATATTATTTTAACCGTTTTGATCTAATACATGTTCCACAAAGAGCTGTGGAAAGGGAGTTTGGATACCAAAAATTCAATTCTGGAATGACTAGGCACCTTGTTGTAAAAAACGACAAGGAACTACATCTAATGTTGATGAAGGAGGTCCCCTCAGATGTGTACTGCTCAAATGCATACTATATGTTTCCAAACCTTCCCATGTCAGAGAAAGACTGGAAAGGTGCAGACATGATCTTTGATATTGATGCAAAAGACTTGGCCCTTCCATGCAGAAAAGATCATACCATATTCAAGTGCAGCTCTTGCAACAATTCTGTAACTGAATTCCAGTCCCAGTGTCCAAAATGTGGTTCTGGAAAATTTGAGACTGCATCTGTAATCTGTAAGAATTGCATATCCGAGTCTAAAAAAGAGGTTACAAAGCTTGTTGATATACTTACAACTGACTTGAATGTGCAAAAAGAACAGATAGAGACATATTTTTCTGGAAATGAGGGGTTTCATATCCGTGTAACCAATGCTGATTACGAACCGTTGGGTTCCCAGGAAAGAGCAGACTTGGTAGACTATATCATGTTCAATGGTGCAATACCTGAATCATTTGGAATCAAGCGACAAAACAACTCCAAGTCCTTGCTTCCCACCTTTGAGGAGAAAGGATGGCGAGGCAGAGTTGCACGTAAATTATTTTCATCGAGATCAAAGGTACCCAAAGTTACACGCGAGATAATTGCAAGTGGATATTCTGCATTTCAGGTACAGCTAGAAGAGATCAAAAAAACCATGGGAGTAAGAGTTGACCCCAAGGTGACCATGGATATACACAGAATATTTAGGCTTGAGGGATCAATTAACAGCAAGAGCGGCCTCTCAAAAATTCAATGTACCAACCTGGATTCATTTGATCCATTTTTGGAAGCATGTCTTCTTGGAGACGATAATGTGGAGATTATGGTAGACTGTCCATTGCAAATACGGCTGAAAAACAAGAAGTTTGGTCCATACAAGAGTGAAATTGTTTCTCTGCCAAAATATGCCGCAGTTTACATGTTGTGCAAAGGACTGGGAAATGCAATATGA
- a CDS encoding MBL fold metallo-hydrolase: MFEYKGVKIQWLGHDSFLLTGNVKIMTDPFKITKQEKADLILISHNHFDHCNIDDLKNVSTGDTSIVAANECIDMLKGFAFKEKIGISPGQEKTVRGIKIKSVRAYNLDKINPDTKKPFHPKEDDKIGFLISLNGITIYHTGDTDLIPEMSDLKPDIALVPVSGTYVMTAQQAAKAIEMIKPKIAIPMHYGTIVGSKKDAHDFKQLVKSCDVQIVAKE; this comes from the coding sequence GTGTTTGAATACAAGGGAGTCAAAATACAATGGCTTGGGCATGACTCTTTCCTGCTTACTGGAAATGTCAAAATAATGACTGATCCATTCAAAATAACAAAACAAGAAAAAGCTGACTTGATTTTAATATCGCACAATCACTTTGATCACTGCAACATAGACGATCTAAAAAATGTCTCAACGGGTGACACAAGCATTGTTGCTGCAAATGAATGCATTGACATGTTGAAAGGGTTTGCCTTTAAGGAAAAGATTGGAATCTCTCCCGGACAAGAAAAAACTGTGAGAGGCATCAAGATCAAGTCTGTTCGTGCATATAATCTGGACAAGATAAATCCTGATACCAAAAAACCGTTTCATCCAAAGGAGGATGATAAAATAGGCTTTTTGATATCGTTGAACGGCATCACAATATACCATACGGGCGACACTGACTTGATTCCAGAAATGTCTGATCTAAAGCCTGACATTGCCCTTGTACCTGTTAGTGGGACATATGTGATGACAGCACAACAAGCAGCCAAAGCAATAGAGATGATCAAGCCAAAAATTGCAATCCCAATGCATTATGGAACAATTGTTGGCAGCAAGAAAGATGCCCATGATTTTAAACAGCTGGTAAAATCTTGTGATGTTCAAATTGTTGCAAAAGAGTAG
- a CDS encoding PIN domain-containing protein, with amino-acid sequence MVSYVKENGGIVATIDAKLKTRIKENGGSVLSVSSDKIVLEPSKL; translated from the coding sequence TTGGTCTCTTATGTAAAAGAAAATGGTGGAATAGTGGCTACAATTGATGCCAAGCTTAAGACAAGGATAAAAGAAAATGGAGGCTCGGTTCTTTCTGTTTCAAGTGACAAGATTGTTCTTGAGCCAAGTAAGCTTTAA
- a CDS encoding primosomal protein N' — MDAKCPECDKVAILDDEVTSVKCPHCGFEAKYDDYLNLMRQKVGELAENFQFDRPGF, encoded by the coding sequence ATGGATGCAAAATGTCCGGAATGTGATAAAGTTGCAATACTTGATGACGAGGTGACAAGTGTCAAATGTCCCCACTGTGGGTTTGAGGCAAAATATGATGACTATCTTAATTTGATGAGGCAAAAGGTTGGAGAACTGGCAGAAAACTTTCAGTTTGACAGGCCTGGTTTCTAG
- a CDS encoding translation initiation factor IF-2 subunit gamma, with protein sequence MHWKETLPDWYVKKYGYQPCVNIGTAGHVDHGKTTLIQALTGVWTSAHSEELKRGITIKVGYADAAFYKCKSCEVPLGYSVTPKCNNCGKESELSRVVSFVDSPGHESLMANMLSGSALIDGAMLLVAANEKVPQPQTKEHLLALQTLGIKQVVIVQNKVDLISYEQAMENYADIVKFVKGTSAAKAPIIPISAQSKLNIDALIGAIENSIPTPERDDKKDTVMHVLRSFDINKPGTKIKDIKGGVIGGSIIQGIFKVGDEIEIKPGLPNEKTGKYESIFTEIASLGTGAGIVKEVKAGGLIALATKLDPAMTRSDSLIGSVIGKPDTLPENSYSAKIEVNLFDTAVGSGEEIKVSAIQTGESLRLSLGTAPLLSKVTSVRGKTVELQFKRPVCIFENSKVAISRRISERWRLIGAGVSSG encoded by the coding sequence GTGCATTGGAAAGAAACTCTTCCGGACTGGTATGTAAAAAAATATGGTTATCAGCCATGTGTAAACATTGGAACTGCGGGTCACGTCGATCACGGAAAGACTACTCTTATTCAAGCCTTGACTGGTGTGTGGACCAGCGCACATAGTGAAGAACTAAAACGAGGAATTACAATCAAAGTTGGTTATGCTGATGCTGCATTTTACAAGTGTAAGAGCTGTGAGGTTCCACTTGGTTATTCTGTAACACCAAAATGTAACAACTGTGGAAAGGAAAGCGAGCTGTCTCGTGTTGTAAGTTTTGTAGACAGCCCTGGCCATGAAAGCCTGATGGCAAACATGTTGTCCGGGTCTGCCTTGATAGATGGAGCGATGCTCTTGGTTGCAGCAAATGAAAAAGTTCCACAACCGCAAACAAAGGAACACCTTCTGGCATTGCAGACACTTGGGATAAAACAAGTTGTTATTGTTCAAAACAAAGTTGATTTGATATCGTATGAGCAAGCAATGGAAAACTATGCAGACATTGTAAAATTTGTCAAGGGTACAAGCGCTGCCAAGGCACCAATAATTCCAATATCTGCCCAGTCAAAACTAAACATTGATGCACTAATTGGTGCCATTGAAAATTCAATACCTACTCCTGAACGTGATGATAAAAAAGACACCGTAATGCATGTTCTTAGGTCATTTGATATCAACAAGCCTGGAACTAAGATTAAAGACATCAAGGGTGGAGTTATTGGAGGAAGTATCATTCAGGGAATATTCAAGGTAGGGGATGAAATTGAGATAAAGCCTGGCCTTCCCAATGAAAAGACTGGCAAATACGAATCAATCTTTACAGAGATTGCATCTCTTGGGACTGGCGCGGGAATAGTAAAGGAAGTAAAGGCTGGTGGATTGATAGCACTTGCAACTAAACTTGATCCTGCCATGACCAGAAGTGACTCACTGATAGGATCTGTGATAGGAAAACCGGATACTCTGCCAGAAAATTCTTACAGCGCAAAAATTGAGGTAAATTTGTTTGATACTGCAGTGGGCTCGGGCGAAGAGATCAAAGTCTCTGCAATCCAGACAGGCGAGTCATTGAGACTCAGTCTTGGTACTGCACCACTATTATCCAAGGTAACAAGTGTGAGGGGAAAAACAGTTGAACTACAGTTCAAAAGACCTGTGTGCATCTTTGAGAATAGCAAGGTGGCAATAAGTCGAAGAATATCTGAAAGATGGAGACTGATTGGTGCTGGTGTATCAAGTGGTTAA
- a CDS encoding UPF0182 family protein yields MYNSSTQSSPPPRDASKYVKVGIIVLIAIVIFVLTSNQAVVMYMNSQEFGTLFTKPLYFSLLSAVVLASIALIRVNIKNRSSMSWYAINTILTFFKRGANYSVTETIPSFKDYKLNVPNFIIWQITKVVLFGAFFTNLMFGFALVYLVDGHSLGINSIWNIFSLPFVTPPTDPSYATTHVVPMIPSLTILVPPILAVIGLRLVLYVGLHNIVGLVTRYLQDAAKGKPKVLDYISTVEAIIGIGIIWAGINMFFTNQIDYNTRYAIGGTLAAGLALVAFYFIDKFKSRVIIFPSKRDIYIRILVLVIIALVAGSIMMVNNSIADARKIEFLGPYKAEQIGVNRYLGQLDQITVVPDNVKLSSVAPSDIPNYVAQNNALLDKVRVWDWDAAFAKLKPEIGLIPYVNFENNDILRFNDTLYWTASMKPILPDSVTQENQWYNQHFVYTHVDNGFLTLNAQNGTIVDSNKFFKQRMIYYGEGGLFSETWAAYPQNRQTSAELNNATYNGTGGIEVKPPISQLFEPNFFLSYPTEPMHILRYRDVHDRMQLLYPYFQYNLLGKQLDILPVSNGQKTYWLVPLIVGFDTGNVPWSFSNPYLRLVGYALVDIYNGKVTLIKTGDDFFTDMFASQYHDQFIDMPSWLGKQLKYPEALFNWKVEMFNIYHVTDPSTFIQAKDFYEVPNGLGTYYVEEKPPGFDKLTYVGLLSLELRGSQGRNLAGYMIVQNDVSNLGKMQFYQVPLDSKTKLLGPTAVREALSRESAFAQLQTLLRTPRVGDNILYRIGNQDVYFIPVYTAGSGGVVTQLGTIAAVGAAFDGEYFVGLGNTPQEAFAAYLAKVSGVAPDTITAALQLDESTRISTIKTILGDQKITILTPMSIQFPLTFEEGKVSFIQQSDLGNTKNLISEFVKNFVQQNNNKILFWQENGTVKLGAVTVDNSVPELHYITIGVR; encoded by the coding sequence TTGTATAATTCATCGACCCAGTCCAGCCCACCACCACGTGATGCTAGTAAATATGTCAAGGTTGGCATTATTGTTCTAATAGCTATTGTGATTTTTGTCCTGACAAGCAACCAGGCAGTAGTCATGTACATGAACTCGCAAGAGTTTGGTACTCTGTTTACAAAGCCGCTTTACTTTTCATTGCTCTCTGCAGTGGTCTTGGCATCTATTGCATTGATACGGGTGAACATCAAAAACCGATCATCAATGTCATGGTATGCCATCAATACCATCCTGACATTCTTCAAGAGAGGTGCAAATTATTCCGTAACAGAAACAATTCCAAGTTTTAAGGATTACAAACTAAATGTTCCAAACTTTATCATCTGGCAAATAACAAAAGTTGTACTTTTTGGCGCATTCTTTACAAATCTAATGTTTGGATTTGCACTTGTCTACCTGGTTGATGGGCACAGCTTGGGTATTAACAGCATATGGAATATATTCTCACTTCCATTTGTTACGCCGCCTACTGATCCATCTTACGCTACAACGCATGTAGTCCCGATGATTCCGTCACTGACAATTCTTGTTCCTCCAATACTTGCTGTAATAGGTCTCAGACTTGTACTCTATGTGGGACTGCATAACATTGTGGGACTGGTTACTAGGTATCTACAAGATGCAGCAAAGGGCAAGCCCAAGGTTCTTGATTATATTTCCACAGTTGAGGCAATAATTGGAATTGGAATCATCTGGGCTGGAATTAACATGTTCTTTACAAACCAAATCGATTACAATACCAGGTATGCCATAGGTGGTACACTAGCTGCAGGCTTGGCACTTGTTGCATTTTATTTCATTGACAAATTCAAGTCTAGGGTAATCATATTTCCATCAAAACGTGACATCTACATTCGTATACTTGTTTTGGTAATCATTGCACTAGTTGCAGGTTCCATTATGATGGTAAACAACAGCATTGCAGATGCAAGAAAAATAGAATTTCTTGGTCCATACAAGGCAGAACAGATAGGTGTAAACAGATACCTTGGACAGTTAGACCAAATAACAGTAGTTCCAGATAATGTAAAGCTAAGCTCTGTTGCGCCAAGCGACATTCCAAACTATGTTGCACAAAATAACGCTCTGTTAGACAAAGTTCGAGTCTGGGACTGGGATGCAGCATTTGCAAAACTAAAGCCTGAGATTGGCCTCATACCATATGTGAATTTTGAAAATAATGACATACTGAGATTCAATGATACTCTGTACTGGACTGCATCCATGAAACCAATACTGCCAGATTCAGTTACCCAGGAGAACCAGTGGTACAACCAGCATTTTGTATATACTCATGTTGACAATGGTTTTCTTACCCTTAACGCCCAAAATGGAACAATTGTTGACAGCAACAAATTCTTCAAGCAACGAATGATTTACTATGGAGAGGGTGGCCTGTTCTCAGAAACATGGGCTGCCTATCCGCAGAACAGACAAACCTCTGCTGAGCTAAACAATGCGACATACAATGGAACCGGAGGAATTGAAGTCAAGCCGCCAATAAGCCAGCTCTTCGAGCCCAACTTTTTCTTGTCATACCCAACTGAACCAATGCACATACTCAGATACAGGGATGTACATGACAGAATGCAGCTGCTCTATCCATATTTCCAGTATAACTTGCTTGGAAAACAACTAGATATACTTCCTGTAAGCAATGGACAAAAGACCTACTGGCTTGTACCTTTGATTGTAGGTTTTGATACTGGCAATGTCCCATGGTCATTTAGTAATCCGTACCTGAGATTGGTGGGATATGCACTGGTTGACATTTATAATGGCAAGGTCACCCTGATAAAAACCGGTGATGACTTTTTCACAGACATGTTTGCAAGTCAATACCACGACCAGTTCATTGACATGCCATCATGGCTTGGAAAACAACTCAAATACCCAGAGGCTCTCTTTAACTGGAAAGTTGAGATGTTCAACATTTATCATGTGACTGATCCTTCTACGTTCATACAGGCAAAAGATTTCTATGAAGTTCCAAACGGTCTTGGAACTTATTATGTAGAAGAGAAACCGCCTGGATTTGACAAGCTAACATATGTAGGCCTACTCTCGCTTGAGCTACGAGGATCTCAAGGGAGAAACTTGGCAGGATACATGATTGTGCAAAATGATGTTTCAAACCTTGGCAAGATGCAGTTTTACCAAGTTCCGCTTGATTCAAAGACAAAACTTTTGGGACCAACTGCAGTACGCGAAGCGTTATCAAGAGAATCAGCCTTTGCCCAGCTGCAAACCCTGTTGAGGACTCCTAGAGTGGGAGATAATATTTTGTACAGGATAGGAAACCAGGACGTTTACTTTATTCCTGTTTATACCGCAGGTTCTGGTGGTGTGGTTACACAGCTAGGAACCATTGCAGCAGTGGGTGCTGCATTTGATGGTGAATACTTTGTTGGCCTAGGAAATACACCACAGGAGGCATTTGCTGCTTATCTAGCAAAAGTCAGCGGCGTTGCACCAGATACCATCACTGCTGCACTGCAACTAGACGAATCAACTAGGATATCTACCATAAAAACAATACTTGGTGACCAAAAGATAACCATACTTACTCCAATGTCAATCCAGTTCCCACTTACATTTGAGGAAGGCAAGGTGTCCTTTATACAACAATCTGACCTTGGCAATACAAAGAATCTCATATCAGAATTTGTGAAAAACTTTGTACAACAAAACAATAACAAGATACTGTTTTGGCAGGAAAACGGTACGGTAAAACTTGGAGCTGTAACAGTAGATAACAGCGTACCGGAACTGCACTATATCACAATAGGTGTAAGATAG
- a CDS encoding S6e family ribosomal protein yields MATFKLNISDKKGRTITKEVKEKEAGPFLGVTVGTELDAALIGEAGKLKITGGSDKSGVPLRADIHGGARKYILLSQGIGLRDAENGQRIRKLVRGNTVTEEVYQLNCSFDGELKIEEKPAEESAEKKA; encoded by the coding sequence TTGGCTACATTCAAGCTGAACATATCTGATAAGAAAGGAAGAACCATCACCAAAGAGGTAAAGGAAAAGGAGGCTGGACCATTTTTGGGTGTGACAGTTGGCACCGAACTTGATGCTGCATTGATAGGAGAAGCTGGCAAGCTAAAGATAACTGGAGGCAGTGACAAGTCTGGAGTTCCATTGAGAGCAGATATTCACGGTGGTGCAAGAAAATACATTTTGTTATCACAGGGTATTGGATTGCGAGATGCTGAAAACGGACAGCGAATTCGCAAACTTGTAAGAGGTAATACAGTGACAGAAGAAGTCTATCAGCTAAACTGCTCTTTTGATGGAGAGCTCAAGATAGAAGAAAAACCAGCTGAAGAATCTGCCGAGAAAAAGGCATAG
- a CDS encoding deoxyribonuclease IV: MQVGLHVSIAGSIDKAVDNAVAIGCSAFQIFTRNPRGWAAKPLTSNDASSFKEKLAKTKIDRFATVAHMPYLPNLSSPEEDPFVRSLGSLIDEVKRCSKLGIPYIVAHLGSHKGQGDKKGIEMLLRAFTKAAKDTPDDVTILLENTAGQKNSVGSDLDQLASILSELKPAKRFGICFDTCHGFAAGYDMSTEKGAAATLEKLNNAIGFERLKILHLNDSKGELGSNLDRHEHIGLGHIGEKGLGHIIKTINRKKIPIILETPIDERRDDVGNLSKAKELA; encoded by the coding sequence ATGCAGGTTGGATTACATGTATCCATTGCAGGTTCCATAGACAAGGCAGTTGATAACGCTGTAGCAATAGGATGTTCAGCATTTCAGATTTTTACCCGCAACCCAAGAGGATGGGCTGCAAAACCATTAACAAGTAATGATGCTTCAAGTTTCAAAGAAAAACTTGCCAAGACCAAGATTGACAGATTTGCGACAGTAGCTCATATGCCATATTTGCCAAACCTTTCCTCTCCAGAAGAGGATCCATTTGTAAGATCACTTGGTTCACTAATAGACGAGGTTAAAAGATGCAGTAAGTTGGGAATTCCATACATTGTTGCACATTTAGGAAGTCACAAGGGCCAAGGAGACAAGAAAGGAATCGAGATGCTACTCAGGGCATTTACAAAGGCTGCAAAAGACACCCCGGATGATGTGACTATTCTTCTTGAAAACACAGCAGGTCAAAAAAACAGTGTTGGTTCTGATCTTGACCAGCTTGCATCCATTTTGTCTGAGCTCAAGCCTGCCAAAAGATTTGGCATCTGTTTTGATACCTGCCATGGTTTTGCAGCTGGCTATGACATGAGTACAGAAAAAGGTGCAGCTGCAACACTTGAAAAATTAAATAATGCAATAGGTTTTGAACGCCTCAAAATTTTGCACCTCAATGACTCCAAGGGAGAACTTGGAAGCAACCTAGACAGACACGAGCACATTGGACTGGGACACATTGGGGAGAAGGGGTTGGGGCACATCATAAAAACAATAAATCGTAAAAAAATTCCAATAATTTTAGAGACACCGATTGATGAGAGA
- a CDS encoding PIN domain-containing protein, with amino-acid sequence MVKVICDSSFLVLVASTRIKNIPNVETEIGTLEYVVPNMVVRELEKLALDDKKKARPKMR; translated from the coding sequence GTGGTTAAGGTAATTTGCGACTCTAGTTTTCTTGTACTTGTTGCCTCGACGAGGATAAAAAATATCCCAAATGTGGAGACAGAGATTGGGACCTTGGAGTATGTTGTACCAAACATGGTTGTACGAGAACTTGAAAAACTAGCTCTTGACGATAAAAAAAAAGCTCGGCCCAAAATGCGCTAA